A genomic window from Zingiber officinale chloroplast, complete genome includes:
- the rps15 gene encoding ribosomal protein S15 — MIKNSFISLISQEEKKENRGSVEFQVLSFTNKIRRLTSHLELHKKDFLSKRGLQKILGKRRRMLAYLSKKNGVRYKKLIDELDIREPKNC; from the coding sequence ATGATAAAAAATTCATTCATTTCACTTATTTCACAAGAAGAAAAAAAAGAAAACAGAGGTTCTGTTGAATTTCAAGTATTAAGTTTCACAAATAAGATACGAAGACTTACTTCACATTTGGAATTGCACAAAAAAGATTTTTTATCAAAAAGAGGTCTACAAAAAATTCTGGGAAAACGTCGACGTATGCTGGCCTATTTGTCAAAGAAAAATGGAGTGCGTTATAAGAAATTAATTGATGAATTGGATATTCGAGAACCAAAAAATTGTTAA
- the ndhD gene encoding NADH-plastoquinone oxidoreductase subunit 4, producing the protein MTNNFPWLTILVVLPISVGSCIFFLPYRGNKMFRWYAIGICLLELLLMTHVFCHHFQLDDPLIQLEEDFKWIDIFDFHWRLGIDGLSIGPILLTGFITSLATLAAWPVTKNSQLFYFLMLAMYSGQIGPFSSRDLLLFFMMWELELIPVYLLLSMWGGKNRLYSATKFILYTAGGSIFLLIGVLGMGLYGSNEPTLDFGKLANQSYPVALEIILYFGFLIAYAVKLPIIPLHTWLPDTHGEAHYSTCMLLAGILLKMGAYGLIRINMELLSHAHSIFSPWLVIIGTIQIIYAASTSLGQRNLKKRIAYSSVSHMGFTIIGIGSITGIGLNGAILQILSHGFIGAALFFLTGTTCDRMGLVYLDEMGGVSIPMPKLFTMFSSFSMASLALPGMSGFVAESLIFFGIITSKRFLLMSKILITFVMAIGMILTPIYLLSMLRQMFYGYKLFHVTNSNFLDSGPRELFVSICIFLPILGTGIYPDFILSLSVDRVQAILSNYFYR; encoded by the coding sequence ATCACGAATAATTTTCCTTGGCTAACAATACTTGTTGTTTTGCCGATATCCGTCGGCTCTTGCATTTTTTTTCTTCCTTATAGAGGAAATAAGATGTTCAGGTGGTATGCTATAGGTATTTGCTTGTTAGAACTCCTTTTAATGACCCACGTTTTCTGTCATCATTTCCAATTGGACGATCCATTAATCCAATTGGAAGAAGATTTTAAATGGATAGATATTTTTGATTTTCACTGGAGACTGGGAATCGATGGACTTTCCATAGGACCCATTTTACTGACAGGATTTATCACCAGTTTAGCTACTTTAGCAGCTTGGCCAGTTACTAAAAATTCACAATTGTTCTATTTTCTCATGCTAGCAATGTACAGCGGTCAAATAGGACCATTTTCTTCTCGAGACCTTTTACTTTTTTTCATGATGTGGGAGTTAGAATTAATTCCTGTTTATTTACTTTTATCCATGTGGGGAGGAAAGAACCGTCTCTACTCGGCGACAAAGTTTATTTTGTACACGGCGGGGGGCTCCATTTTTCTTTTAATAGGAGTTTTGGGTATGGGTTTATATGGTTCTAATGAACCTACATTAGATTTTGGAAAATTAGCTAATCAATCATATCCTGTGGCATTGGAAATAATATTATATTTTGGATTCCTTATTGCTTATGCCGTCAAATTGCCGATTATACCTCTACATACTTGGTTACCCGATACCCATGGAGAAGCACATTACAGTACATGTATGCTTCTGGCTGGAATCTTATTAAAAATGGGAGCATATGGACTTATTCGAATCAATATGGAATTATTATCCCACGCTCATTCCATATTTTCTCCCTGGTTGGTAATAATAGGAACTATTCAAATAATTTATGCAGCTTCGACCTCTCTCGGTCAACGGAATTTGAAAAAGAGAATAGCCTATTCTTCTGTATCTCACATGGGTTTTACAATTATAGGAATTGGTTCCATAACTGGAATCGGGCTCAATGGTGCTATTTTACAAATACTCTCTCATGGATTTATTGGTGCTGCACTTTTTTTCTTGACGGGAACGACTTGTGATAGAATGGGTCTTGTTTATCTCGACGAAATGGGGGGGGTATCGATCCCAATGCCAAAACTTTTTACCATGTTCAGTAGTTTTTCAATGGCTTCTCTTGCATTGCCGGGAATGAGTGGTTTTGTTGCAGAATCATTAATTTTTTTTGGAATAATTACTAGTAAAAGATTTCTTTTAATGTCAAAAATACTAATTACTTTTGTAATGGCAATAGGAATGATATTAACTCCTATTTATTTATTATCTATGTTACGTCAGATGTTCTATGGATACAAGTTATTTCATGTTACAAATTCTAATTTTTTGGATTCTGGACCACGAGAACTATTTGTTTCAATATGTATCTTTTTACCCATACTAGGGACTGGTATTTATCCCGATTTCATTCTCTCGTTATCAGTTGATAGGGTACAAGCTATACTATCTAATTATTTTTATCGATAG
- the ndhG gene encoding NADH-plastoquinone oxidoreductase subunit 6: MDLPGPTHDILVAFLGSVLLLGGMGVVLLTNPIYSAFSLGLVLVCISLFYISSNSFFVAAAQLLIYVGAINVLIIFAVMFMNGSEYSNDSYFCTVGDGVTSLVCISIFFSLITIISDTSWYGIIWTTRSNQIIEQDLISTAQQIGIHLSTDFYLPFELISIILLVSLIGVITMARQ; the protein is encoded by the coding sequence ATGGATTTACCAGGACCAACACATGATATTCTTGTAGCATTTCTGGGGTCAGTTCTTCTATTAGGGGGTATGGGAGTTGTATTACTTACCAATCCTATTTATTCTGCTTTTTCGTTGGGGTTGGTTCTTGTTTGTATATCTTTATTCTATATTTCATCGAACTCCTTTTTTGTGGCTGCTGCACAGCTTCTTATTTATGTGGGAGCCATAAATGTTTTAATTATATTTGCGGTAATGTTCATGAATGGTTCCGAATATTCTAATGATTCATATTTTTGTACCGTTGGAGATGGAGTCACTTCACTGGTTTGTATAAGTATTTTTTTTTCACTGATTACTATTATATCAGATACATCATGGTATGGAATTATTTGGACTACAAGATCAAACCAGATTATAGAACAGGACCTAATAAGTACCGCTCAACAAATTGGGATTCATTTATCGACAGATTTTTATCTTCCCTTTGAACTAATTTCAATAATTCTTTTAGTTTCCTTGATAGGTGTAATTACTATGGCTCGCCAATAA
- the ndhI gene encoding NADH-plastoquinone oxidoreductase subunit I, translating into MFPMVTGFMNYGQQTIRATRYIGQSFIITLSHTNRLPVTIQYPYEKSITSERFRGRIHFEFDKCIACEVCVRVCPIDLPVVDWKLERDMKKKQLLNYSIDFGVCIFCGNCVEYCPTNCLSMTEEYELSTYDRHELNYNQIALGRLPISVIGDYTIQIVMNSTQIKIDKDKSLDSRTITNY; encoded by the coding sequence ATGTTTCCAATGGTGACTGGGTTCATGAATTATGGTCAACAAACAATACGGGCTACAAGATACATTGGTCAAAGTTTCATAATTACCTTATCTCACACAAATCGTTTACCTGTAACTATTCAATATCCTTATGAAAAATCAATTACGTCAGAACGTTTTCGCGGTCGAATTCACTTTGAATTTGATAAGTGTATTGCTTGCGAAGTATGTGTTCGTGTATGCCCAATAGATCTACCTGTTGTTGATTGGAAATTGGAAAGAGATATGAAAAAGAAACAATTACTTAATTATAGTATTGATTTTGGGGTCTGTATATTTTGTGGTAACTGTGTCGAGTATTGTCCAACAAACTGTTTATCAATGACTGAAGAATATGAACTTTCTACTTATGATCGTCACGAATTGAACTATAATCAAATTGCATTGGGTCGGTTACCAATATCAGTAATTGGAGATTATACAATTCAAATAGTTATGAATTCAACTCAAATAAAAATCGATAAAGATAAATCCCTTGATTCAAGAACGATTACCAATTACTAA
- the psaC gene encoding photosystem I subunit VII, which produces MSHSVKIYDTCIGCTQCVRACPTDVLEMIPWDGCKAKQIASAPRTEDCVGCKRCESACPTDFLSVRVYLWHETTRSMGLSY; this is translated from the coding sequence ATGTCACATTCAGTAAAAATTTATGATACATGTATAGGGTGTACTCAATGTGTACGAGCTTGCCCTACGGATGTGTTGGAAATGATACCGTGGGACGGATGTAAAGCTAAGCAAATTGCTTCCGCACCAAGAACCGAGGATTGTGTAGGTTGTAAGAGATGTGAATCTGCTTGTCCAACGGATTTTTTGAGTGTCCGTGTCTATTTATGGCATGAAACAACTCGCAGCATGGGACTATCTTATTGA
- the ndhH gene encoding NADH-plastoquinone oxidoreductase subunit 7, producing MTVPTKKKDFMIVNMGPHHPSMHGVLRLIVTLDGEDVIDCEPILGYLHRGMEKIAENRTIIQYLPYVTRWDYLATMFTEAITVNAPEQLENVQVPKRASYIRVIMLELSRIASHLLWLGPFMADIGAQTPFFYIFRERELIYDLFEAATGMRMMHNYFRIGGVAADLPYGWIDKCLDFCDYFLTGILEYQKLITQNPIFLERVEGVGIIGGEEAINWGLSGPMLRASGIQWDLRKIDNYECYNEFDWEVQWQKEGDSLARYLVRMGEMRESIKIIQQALEGIPGGPYENLEVRRFGRAKNSEWNDFEYRFISKKPSPNFELSKQELYVRVEAPKGELGIYLIGDNSIFPWRWKIRPPGFINLQILPQLVKRMKLADIMTILGSIDIIMGEVDR from the coding sequence ATGACTGTACCGACTAAAAAAAAAGACTTCATGATCGTTAATATGGGTCCTCACCACCCATCAATGCATGGTGTTCTTCGACTAATTGTTACTCTCGATGGTGAAGATGTTATTGACTGTGAGCCTATATTGGGTTATTTACACAGGGGTATGGAAAAAATAGCGGAAAACCGAACAATCATACAATATTTGCCTTATGTAACACGTTGGGATTATTTAGCTACTATGTTCACAGAGGCAATAACGGTAAATGCACCAGAACAACTGGAAAATGTTCAAGTACCTAAAAGGGCTAGCTATATCAGAGTAATTATGCTGGAGCTGAGTCGTATAGCTTCTCATTTGTTATGGCTTGGACCTTTTATGGCGGATATCGGTGCACAGACTCCCTTTTTTTATATTTTTAGAGAGAGGGAATTGATATATGATTTATTCGAAGCTGCCACAGGTATGCGAATGATGCATAATTATTTCCGCATCGGAGGCGTAGCAGCCGATCTACCTTATGGCTGGATAGATAAATGTTTAGATTTTTGTGATTATTTTTTAACAGGGATTCTTGAATATCAAAAACTTATTACGCAAAATCCTATTTTTTTGGAACGAGTCGAAGGAGTGGGCATTATTGGTGGGGAAGAGGCGATAAACTGGGGTTTATCGGGACCAATGTTACGAGCTTCTGGAATACAATGGGATCTTCGTAAAATTGATAATTATGAGTGTTACAATGAATTCGATTGGGAAGTCCAATGGCAAAAAGAAGGAGATTCATTAGCTCGTTATTTAGTACGAATGGGTGAAATGAGGGAATCCATAAAAATAATTCAACAGGCCCTAGAAGGAATTCCTGGCGGACCCTATGAAAATTTAGAAGTCCGGCGCTTTGGTAGAGCAAAAAATTCCGAATGGAATGATTTTGAATATAGATTTATTAGTAAAAAACCTTCACCCAATTTTGAATTGTCGAAACAAGAACTTTACGTAAGAGTAGAAGCCCCAAAGGGGGAATTAGGAATTTATTTGATAGGAGACAATAGTATTTTCCCTTGGAGATGGAAAATTCGTCCACCCGGCTTCATAAATTTGCAAATTCTTCCTCAACTAGTTAAAAGAATGAAATTGGCTGATATCATGACGATACTAGGTAGTATAGATATCATTATGGGAGAAGTTGATCGTTGA
- the ndhA gene encoding NADH-plastoquinone oxidoreductase subunit 1, whose product MIIDTTEVQTINSFSTSESLKEVHGLIWTFVPILILILGITIGVLVIVWLEREISAALQQRIGPQYAGPLGILQALADGTKLLLKEDLLPSRGDLRLFSIGPSIVVISILVSYLVIPFGYRLVLADLSIGVFLWIAISSIAPIGLLMSGYGSNNKYSFSGGLRAAAQSISYEIPLTLCVLSISLLSNSSSTVDIVETQSKYGFGGWNLWRQPIGFMVFIISSLAECERLPFDLPEAEEELVAGYQTEYSGIRFGLFYLASYLNLLVSSLFVTILYLGGWKLSIPYISVPELFGIKKIAGVFGMTIGILVTLAKAYLFIFISITTRWTLPRMRMDQLLNLGWKFLLPISLGNLLLTTSSQLISL is encoded by the exons ATGATAATTGATACGACAGAAGTACAAACTATCAATTCTTTTTCTACATCGGAATCCTTAAAAGAGGTCCATGGACTCATATGGACTTTTGTACCCATTTTAATCCTTATATTGGGAATTACAATAGGGGTACTAGTAATTGTGTGGTTGGAAAGAGAAATATCTGCAGCGCTACAACAACGTATTGGGCCTCAATATGCTGGCCCCTTGGGAATTCTTCAAGCTTTGGCAGATGGAACTAAACTACTTTTAAAAGAAGATCTTCTCCCGTCTAGAGGAGATCTTCGTTTGTTTAGTATTGGACCGTCTATAGTAGTCATATCGATTCTAGTAAGTTATTTAGTAATCCCTTTTGGGTATCGCCTTGTTTTAGCCGATCTCAGTATAGGTGTTTTTTTATGGATCGCCATTTCAAGTATTGCTCCTATTGGGCTTCTTATGTCGGGGTATGGATCGAATAATAAATATTCTTTTTCAGGTGGTCTGCGAGCTGCTGCTCAATCCATTAGTTATGAAATACCATTAACTCTATGTGTATTATCAATATCTCTAC TATCTAATAGTTCAAGTACAGTTGATATAGTTGAAACACAGTCCAAATATGGTTTTGGGGGGTGGAATCTGTGGCGTCAGCCCATAGGATTTATGGTTTTCATAATTTCTTCTCTAGCTGAATGTGAGAGATTGCCCTTTGATTTACCAGAAGCGGAAGAAGAATTAGTAGCAGGTTATCAAACGGAATATTCAGGTATCAGATTTGGTTTATTTTATCTTGCTTCGTACCTAAATCTATTAGTTTCTTCATTATTTGTAACGATTCTTTACTTAGGTGGGTGGAAGTTATCTATTCCATATATATCTGTTCCTGAACTTTTCGGAATAAAAAAAATAGCTGGAGTCTTTGGAATGACAATTGGTATCCTTGTTACATTAGCTAAAGCTTATTTGTTTATATTCATTTCTATCACAACAAGATGGACTTTACCCAGGATGAGAATGGACCAGCTATTAAATCTTGGATGGAAATTTCTTTTACCTATTTCTTTGGGTAATCTATTATTGACAACTTCTTCTCAACTTATTTCACTATAA
- the ndhE gene encoding NADH-plastoquinone oxidoreductase subunit 4L, giving the protein MMFEHVLFLSVYLFAIGLYGLITSRNMVRALMCLELILNSVNINLVTFSDIFDSRQLKGNIFSIFIIAVAAAEAAIGLAIVSSIHRNRKSTRINQSNLLNN; this is encoded by the coding sequence ATGATGTTCGAGCATGTACTTTTTTTGAGTGTCTATTTATTTGCTATTGGTCTTTATGGATTGATCACAAGTCGAAACATGGTTAGAGCACTTATGTGTCTTGAGCTTATACTAAATTCGGTTAATATTAATCTCGTAACATTTTCAGATATATTTGATAGTCGACAATTAAAAGGGAACATTTTCTCAATATTTATTATAGCCGTTGCAGCTGCAGAAGCTGCTATTGGACTTGCTATTGTTTCGTCGATTCATCGAAACAGAAAATCAACGCGTATCAACCAATCGAATTTGTTGAATAATTAA